From one Triticum aestivum cultivar Chinese Spring chromosome 4B, IWGSC CS RefSeq v2.1, whole genome shotgun sequence genomic stretch:
- the LOC123091913 gene encoding uncharacterized protein isoform X3: MKEADLCSLFVGSSVSLSTRNMYILSSSLMWLPLQHTSLQGPRVGMIFYKVMYVVKRDGRTETVHFDKITVRLKKLSYGLSQEHRDPVLGLRQGIHGCHHQPARRARRRDRRPAHRLPARLCLPCGEDCCVQPAAKWK, translated from the exons ATGAAGGAG GCTGATCTATGTTCTCTGTTTGTTGGGTCCTCCGTGTCATTATCAACAAG GAACATGTATATCCTTTCAAGTTCACTGATGTGGTTACCACTACAACACACGTCCCTCCAAGGACCAAGGGTGGGCATGATCTTCTACAAG GTGATGTACGTCGTGAAGCGGGACGGGCGGACGGAGACGGTGCACTTCGACAAGATCACGGTGCGGCTAAAGAAGCTCAGCTATGGGCTCAGCCAGGAGCACCGCGACCCCGTGCTCGGTCTGCGTCAGGGTATACATGGGTGTCACCACCAGCCAGCTCGACGAGCTCGCCGCCGAGACCGCCGCCCCGCTCACCGCCTCCCAGCCAGACTATGCCTCC CTTGCGGCGAGGATTGTTGTGTCCAACCTGCCGCCAAGTGGAAATAG
- the LOC123091913 gene encoding uncharacterized protein isoform X1, whose product MFSVCWVLRVIINKEHVYPFKFTDVVTTTTHVPPRTKGGHDLLQVLGDVRREAGRADGDGALRQDHGAAKEAQLWAQPGAPRPRARSASGYTWVSPPASSTSSPPRPPPRSPPPSQTMPPLRRGLLCPTCRQVEIVCVALVNREHFGRKMNISETG is encoded by the exons ATGTTCTCTGTTTGTTGGGTCCTCCGTGTCATTATCAACAAG GAACATGTATATCCTTTCAAGTTCACTGATGTGGTTACCACTACAACACACGTCCCTCCAAGGACCAAGGGTGGGCATGATCTTCTACAAG TTTTAGGTGATGTACGTCGTGAAGCGGGACGGGCGGACGGAGACGGTGCACTTCGACAAGATCACGGTGCGGCTAAAGAAGCTCAGCTATGGGCTCAGCCAGGAGCACCGCGACCCCGTGCTCGGTCTGCGTCAGGGTATACATGGGTGTCACCACCAGCCAGCTCGACGAGCTCGCCGCCGAGACCGCCGCCCCGCTCACCGCCTCCCAGCCAGACTATGCCTCC CTTGCGGCGAGGATTGTTGTGTCCAACCTGCCGCCAAGTGGAAATAGTCTGTGTGGCGCTCGTAAATAGAGAGCATTTTGGTAGAAAG ATGAATATTAGCGAGACTGGCTAA
- the LOC123091913 gene encoding uncharacterized protein isoform X2 yields MLFILFFFFLQADLCSLFVGSSVSLSTRNMYILSSSLMWLPLQHTSLQGPRVGMIFYKVMYVVKRDGRTETVHFDKITVRLKKLSYGLSQEHRDPVLGLRQGIHGCHHQPARRARRRDRRPAHRLPARLCLPCGEDCCVQPAAKWK; encoded by the exons ATGTTGTtcattctcttttttttcttcttgcaGGCTGATCTATGTTCTCTGTTTGTTGGGTCCTCCGTGTCATTATCAACAAG GAACATGTATATCCTTTCAAGTTCACTGATGTGGTTACCACTACAACACACGTCCCTCCAAGGACCAAGGGTGGGCATGATCTTCTACAAG GTGATGTACGTCGTGAAGCGGGACGGGCGGACGGAGACGGTGCACTTCGACAAGATCACGGTGCGGCTAAAGAAGCTCAGCTATGGGCTCAGCCAGGAGCACCGCGACCCCGTGCTCGGTCTGCGTCAGGGTATACATGGGTGTCACCACCAGCCAGCTCGACGAGCTCGCCGCCGAGACCGCCGCCCCGCTCACCGCCTCCCAGCCAGACTATGCCTCC CTTGCGGCGAGGATTGTTGTGTCCAACCTGCCGCCAAGTGGAAATAG